The genomic region CTTGCCCTGGATGGGCTCGACGATGAAGGCGGCGGTGGGTTGTTCCTTGAGCGCCCGCTCCAGGGCCTCCAGATCGTTGAAGGGGATGGCATCGCAGTCGGGCAGCAAGGGGCCGAAACCTTGGCGGAAGACTTCTTCCCCGTTGAGGGACAGCGCTCCCAGAGTCAGTCCGTGGAAAGCGTGCTCGCAGTAGAGAATCCGGCTGCGGCCGGTGGTATAGCGCGCGAATTTGATCGCCGCCTCCACCGCCTCGGCCCCCGAGTTGCAGAAAAACAGCTTGGTGAGCGGTTCGGGGGTGACCTGAACCAGTTTTTCCGCGAGCAGGCCCGAGAGGATGGAAACGTCCATCTGAACCAGGTCGGGCAAATCCAGATCCAGGACTTCGCGGAGGGCGGACTGGATGGTCGGATGGTTGCGTCCCAGGGCGAAGACGCCGAAACCGCTCAGAAGATCCAGGTATTCGTTGTCCTCCTGGTCGTAAAGGTACGGTCCCCGGGCGTGGGTGTAGGTTCGGTCGTAGCCGATGGTTTGAAGGACGCGCACCATCTGGGTGTTGAGATATCGCTCATGGAGGGCGAAGTTTTCGCCTCGATGGGTTTTGATCAATTCGGCGATGGATAGTGTCATGGCGTCAAATGTCTCCTTCGGAGCTTTTCGAGTCGGAACGGGGGGAATCGTGGGCAAACGCGGGCAGAATGAAGAAGGTGCACAGCAAAGTGAGGGTCAGTCCCAGCCCCAACAGTTTACCCATGCTGGCGATGCCCACGTGTGAAACCAGCCCCAGGCTGGCGAAGCTGAACAGGGTCGTCAAAGCGCTGAAAAAGATGCCGCGCGCGGTACTGGTGGTCAGGATCGACCGGTCTTCGGGCAGTTGATGCATGCGGTGGACCATGTGGATGCCGCTGTCCACCCCCAGCCCGAACAATAAGGGAAGGGCGATGATATTGGCGTAATTGAAGGGCAGATCGATTATCGCTGTGGCGGCGCCGGTGAAAACCGTGGCCGTCACCAGGGGCAGCAGGACCAAAAAGACATCCCGGCCGTTGCGCAAAATGAGGTAAAGCAGCAGGGTAATCAAGATCACCGCGGTCGCAAAGGCCTGAATGAATGAATTGACGATGACCTGCATGGATTCGATATAGATAAGCGGCAAACCCGTGACCTGGGGATAGACCTCGCGCACTTCGCGAACAAACTCGCGGACATTGTCGAGGACGTTCATATCATGGGTTGGAAACAGGTCGATGCGGTAAATATTCGGCGGGGCAACCCAACGCGCGCGCATGTCCTCGGGCAAATCCTCGATACCGAATGGACTGGCGTTCAGGCCTTCGCTCAACTTGCCCATCACTCGGGGAAAGGTGGCCAAAAGACTGAATTGCAGCCGGTCTACCAAAGTTTGACACTGCGCCTTCGGCAAGCTTCGACAACGTTCGATGAAACGGTCCAGGGATTGGGTCAGCCGGCGGTAGATCTCGGGTTCGATGGCAGTGGTGTCCGACTGTCGGTTCAGTTCTTTGAGGAAATTGCGCAGGTCGGAGAGCGTGGTGGCGCCCGCTTTCAGCTTGAGGGGACGTTGGAGTTGCGGGCCGAGAAAAAGGGCCATGTCGTCGATGATCATCAGTTTTTCTTCCTGATTGGAAGGAATCAGGTCGAAGACCGACACCGCGGCTTCCACTGTCGACAACTGCTTGAGGCGGTTTTCCAGGAGCTTGGTTTCCGCTTCGCCTTCAGCCAGCGTGGTCAAAAACATGGGGGAGGTTTCCTGGGTACGCAGCAGCTCCTTGAATGTTTGCACCGACTCGCTGTTGGGATCGCGCAGGTTGACCGGATTGAAGTCCACTTCGACGCCGCAGACGAGCCCTAGGGCGGCCAAAAGCAGAAAGAACGATAGACGCTTGATGGCCAGACTATGCCGCTGGGGGAAGCTTGCCAATGCGGGGGGCAAAAACAAAGTTCGGTGCGGTTTGGCGTTTTGCGGTCGTTTTAGCGGCAGGAGCGCCAATAAAGCGGGCATGATGGTTAGGGTCACCAGCACCACGATGAACATGCTCGACCCGGCGATGATGCCCAATTCCGAAATACCGCGATAGGCGGT from Methylohalobius crimeensis 10Ki harbors:
- a CDS encoding MMPL family transporter; its protein translation is MLIHPVWLLIGLILGAGISAYYAATHLSVDTDTAKMLDPDLPFMQQRDEVETLFPQDKNSILLVVDSPIPEVSETAARRLRALLSPHSEAIQSVYLPTVHPFFDRQGLLYLETPELESLVGDLAKAQPFIAQLYEDFSLKSLVSLLAKALRYEEQLPVSLNPVAIKITQAIEAVTAGQPYLLSWQNLLFEPRQAIGHTMQFVIVSPVLDHDQMLPAKKPVQVIRNAIDQVKVIDGIPVKVTMTGEPVLEYEELISISRGTEIAGMVSFVLICLALLIGFRSWKLTLATLITLTIGLAYSVGFAALTVGSLNLISVAFAVLYIGIGVDYATHLALRYREYLLEDASTGEALFHSLRTVSPSLFMCALTTALAMYAFIPTAYRGISELGIIAGSSMFIVVLVTLTIMPALLALLPLKRPQNAKPHRTLFLPPALASFPQRHSLAIKRLSFFLLLAALGLVCGVEVDFNPVNLRDPNSESVQTFKELLRTQETSPMFLTTLAEGEAETKLLENRLKQLSTVEAAVSVFDLIPSNQEEKLMIIDDMALFLGPQLQRPLKLKAGATTLSDLRNFLKELNRQSDTTAIEPEIYRRLTQSLDRFIERCRSLPKAQCQTLVDRLQFSLLATFPRVMGKLSEGLNASPFGIEDLPEDMRARWVAPPNIYRIDLFPTHDMNVLDNVREFVREVREVYPQVTGLPLIYIESMQVIVNSFIQAFATAVILITLLLYLILRNGRDVFLVLLPLVTATVFTGAATAIIDLPFNYANIIALPLLFGLGVDSGIHMVHRMHQLPEDRSILTTSTARGIFFSALTTLFSFASLGLVSHVGIASMGKLLGLGLTLTLLCTFFILPAFAHDSPRSDSKSSEGDI